ATTTTTTTTGATCATAACCTATTTCCAAACACCTGGACCAGTATTGAGGTAGAAGAAAATAAATTAAAAATTCCCGCAATTAAGAAAGCTATTATTTCATTTTTCATCAATAAAAATTCTTCAACATTATATCAAAGTTACACAGAGGTGGATTTCCAGCTAAAGAATAGTTTTTGGCAAATTATTGACAAGTTTAATTTTCATCAATTAATATCATCAGAAGATTTTTCTTCTATTCTCGTTAACTGTAATCATTTAATTTCTGAAGTTTTACAGCATAAAAAATTAGTTGATATATTTAAAAATGAGATTAAGAACTATTTACTGTCACATCCAATTTTATCTGCTGAGATAATTCTGCGCGAATATGAGGAAAAAAGGGATGATAATTCATCACGACTATATTTACCTTCCACTTTAAGTTTGGCTGACAAGGAAGATATCATTTTACAATACATAAGCGCGCCGAGTCCAAACTTAAATTATTTAGATCTAATTATACATTCTAAATCTGACGATAATTTAAAATTACATGACCGTACGAAATTAAATGCAAAAAAAAGGTCGGCTCAAATTACTCAAGAATTTTTCGAACAAAATACTGGAATAACTTATGGTGTTTCAATTGTATTGAATAAGGACTCGGAAATCCCACAAGAGATTAGATCTCATGATGGTAAATTAGAAGTTACATTTGGGGGGAAATTTTTAGACAACATTACCGGCAAAACAGAATTATTTGAGTATATCAAAGAAAACATGTTTATCTTGGATAAGCTTAATTGCATTGATTTAGTGAAAAGGAAATCGGAAATATCAACCTTTGAAGGCATTTTTATGTCCTCGAGAAATGCTTATAACCCTGGTGTTTCCTTTAATCAAAAACTGATGATAATTCAAGGTTCAATACAAATGTTTCAGCTCTATTTAAAAAAAAGAGAGTTATCGCTGGAAGATCTGCTGCTACATTATGTAAACGTCGTCCTGAACTCTAAATATAAAGTCAATAAATTTCATGTCAAATTAAATATTTCTTCTGAAAGCTATTTAGATAAAATTTTAACAGCGATCCCACAAATTGATTCGCTACTTAAGCAGTATAAAATATTTGTCGAAGATGGTCATATAGACAGCGATTTATTGCAGATCAGTTCTAAGCCACTAATATTTTCAGAAATTCCAAGTAAATCTGAAAAAAAATATTATTATCCTAACCAGGACAAGCTTTCGAAAATTTTCAACAATTTCTTTGCAGAAATTGGTATTTTTTATCATCCCGAGTTGTTTAATAGTGAGTATGATAATTTCTATAGTTTTCTTATAAAAAATGATGTTCGTGTTGCTCAATTTGATGACTTTCAACAACGTGGTCTGGAAGAATTAATAGAAGAAAATTACCTCTTTATTGATGATAATGGTTTTCTACGAATTAGAAACGAGGCTTTCTTCGTTACCCTTCACGTCTTATACAAATTTGAGGTAGTAAATTATTTCTCTTTACATTATTTACTTCGACCATCGATGGAAATGCTTAATAATTTTGAGATGGTTACTCATGAGAAAAAATTATTTACAAAAGGGGAAAGTGATTTATTGAACTTTATCTTAAACAAATCGCGTTTTACAGATGGCTATGATATTCGTAACAAATATATGCATGGTACAAATCCTTTAGATGAAGAAATCATAAAAAATCACTATAATATTGTTTTAATGGTTTTAATAATGATAGTTTTTAAGATCGAGAACGATTTAAAAGCATCGCAGCCTAAACTCATACTCACTTTAGAAATATAAACTTATACAATAAAAATTTATCTTTTCATGGAAACCGCAATACGCACAATCAGGAAAATTCAAGATTGGAACGAAACTGAAATACAAAAAAGAGCTGACTATTTGTACAACCAGGCAATAAAAATCTGGCAGGAATAAAATTAATCTGCTAATTCAAATCTTACATTGCTCTCTCACATCAACGAATACATAACTCAAAAAAATCTTATGAAACAATTATATTTATTACTCCTTCTGATGCTACCTGCTTTACATTTATATAGTCAAAATTCTAGTTATGCAAAATGCATCGCTGAAAGTGCAGAATTACCTTTGCAGAAAGTCAAAGACCAGATTAAACAGAAAAAAAATCTACAAGACCTTAAGGTTTTTAGTGCCGAACAGACAGTACATCTGGAAACGTGGTCAAACATTAAGAATGTCTGTCACAATTCGTACGGTGATCACCCAGATTTTAAAGAAGCAGATTTATACAATAGGTTTTTTAGTTCTATTGGTGCCAAGACAATGTATGATCCATCGGAAATTAAAAAAATCGCTCCTGAAATTATTTCCCAGTATATATGCCTCAAGAAAAACTATGGTTTACGCTATGATATTGAGCCAGAATTTTTATCCGAGAAAGAATATTATAAAAAATACGCGGACACTGCAACTAATTACAATCCGACGCAGTATTCATTTATGCAGAGTCTAATGAATAGTAACTATGACTATCGTCTGCAGGTACAAAAGAAAATGTCCAAATGCATTTCAAAAAATGATGTGGATTGGTAATTATTGTTTTTTGGTTTGATACACTTATTTCATCATTTCATAAATTTTTTGACTTAAATATTTTTAAAATTTTTATTGTCATTAACTTTGCCCCATGAAACCCCGCTATTCCATAAAACTCTACCGTCTTGATAATGAATCAGATATCCTGATCCCCCTTCTACCGGCCAAGGTAAAAGCAGGCGGTTACGGAAGCTTTGAAAGCCCGGCGCTGGATTTTCCGGAGGACACAATCGATTTGGTAAAGCTCTTGATAAAAGACAAAGACACAACCTTTTTTGCTAAGGTTTCCGGACCATCCCTGGAGGGAATCGGCATATTTGACGGTAATATCCTGATCGTTCAGAAAGGATTATTTCCAAGGGAAAATGACATTGTTGTAGTGTATTATGGTGGCGAATTTTTCGTCAAAAGGTACAAGCCAAAATACCACGAGAATACGTTGAAAATGAAGACCATCAAATTACAGTCTGAAAACCCTGCATATAATGACATGGATATCACCGAAGACACAGACTTTGAATTGTGGGGCGTAGCAACCTGGAATTTAAATAATTTGCGAAATAGGTAGATTAAAACAAAAATAATTTTACAAAATAAAACCAGCTGCCAATCATAGGCGTTATTATTACTTGCAAAAAATTAAATCTTTACAACAATGTAAATGCCTAAAAATATGGAGCCATCAAAATCAAGCTTATTCGGTACTTTAAAGACTTATTATACCGATCACAAGGATTTCTTACCTCTTTTCGTTTTGATTCCGACGGTAATTGGCGGCATATGGCAAACTCTCGAATTGATGCTGATTGGTTTTTCTACATTACGTTTTTTCTCCGTATCACAGTTGGTGAGTGATGGTATAATAATTCTATGCTTTACTGTTATATTTTATATATTTTACATGATCGTACTGCGTAATTTAAACCCTCGCAAAATTTTTATTAGCTATGTTGAAAATCAAGACCCTTTCATTGGTTTATATGGTTCGCTAGCTATGTTTATATTGGTCGTTTTCTATATAATAGTCTACGTCGTACCTGACATTCCTTCAGAAGATTTTCGAACACTCCCAATAAACGTATCATTGGCACTCATTTTCTCCTATATTTTTTTATTTCTAATGTTCTTGGGATCTCTGATTATGTTAGTAGTACAGTTAGTAAAGAAATATTATTTCAAAAGTATCACCACTCTAGAGCAGCTCGATGATAAGCAAAAAAAAATAGAAGGTTATTTAAAAAAAAAGGATGCGTTTTGGTCTACTTTTTATGCCTTTATAAGTATACTTATTTTGGCGGTGGTGCATATTTCAATTTTTGCAGTTCTAATATATATACATTCGTTACGTAATCAAGTAGTACTTGCAAAGGACATTGAAAATTTCAGATATTTAGAAAGCAATAAGCATTTAAGCAGTGAACTCCAGAATAAGTATGATACATGTGAACTTGCATATTGGAATGATAAATATATTTTTTTAAAGTTATCAAGTGAAAAATTGGTAAATAATGACTACAAAATATTGATATTAAAGACTGAAGATGTGCTGTTCCCAAAGTAAGAAGATAAAAACTTCAATACTGATTCGGATTCTGTAATTTTAAATAATAATGTTACCGCTACAAATGATATAGACTTGGTTAGAAAATTAAAACACACAATTCTCCCAGTTTATACCCTTTTAATAAATTATCTTTTCTGCTATCGATTTGTTTTTTGGATAAGCGGCAAGTTTTAGATTTTATCATAAAAAACAAAAATATATGTTTGGCCTTATCGATGGTAATAATTTCTACGCGAGCTGCGAGCGGATCTTCCGACCAGACTTGCGTAATAAACCGGTTGTTGTTCTAAGTAACAACGACGGTTGCGCTATTGCCCGAAGTAATGAAGCGAAAAAGCTAGGCATTACCATGGGCCAGCCATACTTTCAAATTCAACACCTGGAAAAGGAAAAAGATTTGCATGTTTTCTCTGCGAACTTTGTGCTGTATGGTGACATTAGCAACCGGATCGCAAATATCTGCAGACGTTACTGCCAGGATATAGAAATTTACAGCATCGATGAATCCTTCCTTGATTTCCATGGCTATGAGCATTATGACTTACAGAAACATTGTGAGGAACTGAGGGAAAAAGTTCTGCGAGGGTTGGATATTCCTACCAGCATTGGTATTGCACCCACAAAGACTTTAACCAAAGTAGCCAATAAAATAGCTAAGAAATTTCCTGAAAGAACTAAAGGAGTGTACATTATTGATACTCCGGAAAAGATTGAGAAAGCATTAAAATGGTTTCCGCTCGAAGATATCTGGGGAATCGGCAGAAGGTATTACGATCGGTTCTCTGCCAGGGGTATAAAAACAGCCTGGGATTTCACTCAGCTTCCTGAAGCTTTTGTGCAGAAAGAAATGGGAGTTTTCGGGCTAAGGATGCATAAAGAATTACGGGGCATTCCTCAGTACGATCTAACAGAACACAAGCCTAAGAAGGGAATTGCAACCACAAGAACCTTTGACAAGAGGACAGATAAGCTTGAGGATTTAGAGGAACGCGTATCAACATTTGCCTATAAATGCTCCGAGAAATTACGCCGTCAGAATTCCTGCTGCAGATACCTGACTGTTTTTATCATGACGGACCGGTTTAAACCCGATCTCAAACAATACAGCAATTCATTTACGATTACTTTACCCAATCCTTCAAACTCTGCAATTGAGCTGGCAAAAGTGGCTAAACAGGCACTATATAAAATCTATTTACCTTATTTTCAATACAAGAAAGCAGGGGTAATGGTTACTGAATTTGTACCCGATACCGCAAGAATGACCAGTCTTTTTGAAGAAGATCAATTTGAAAAGCATAAACCTATCTTACAGGTCATGGATTATATGAACCGACGATTAGGCGCAGATAAAATCAAATTGGCAAGCATGGATATACAGAAGACCTGGAAGATGAATCAGAAGAACTTATCACCCAGATACACTACTGAACTGAATCAGATCATGAAGGTAAAAGCTTAAGGATTAAAACAGTAAAAGTGTTTATATTTGATTTAAGCTTTTTTCAAATCATAACCATTAACTTATGTCCTCAACTCGCGAGCAGGTAGTAACTGCAATCCAGGATTTAATCGATTATCGCCACACTGTTTTCGGAAATATTGTAAATATTGCGCTGAAAGGGGAGTTACATCATTTAGATGGTGCTGTGGATATTGGTGAAACTTACGAGTTCAAAATGAACCATTTCAGAGGTCTGGACGATATTAACGTAAACCGTCTGATTAAACTTTGCGAGGTGATTGACGAGAACATATTCCTGATGATGGAGGATAATGATATTGATGTAAACGAAGTCGAATTTGAATAATTAAAAAATCCGGAAGATGAAACTTACAAAAACACACCATTTTTTGATTGGCTTGGGAATAGGTTTGGTAGTTGGTATTTTACTTAGCTCACTTTCCTGGCGAGCTGAACGGCATAAATTATCAACCAACTTAGATGAAATCCGCACGATTGTAATCGAGAATAAATTGAAAAGCAATAATGACAGTATAAAGTACAATGATAAAATTGCTGATATGGCTGCGCTTTATTACAGATTGGAATTAGAAAATAGGGAATTAAAAGACAAACAGGCAATCGCTAATTCCTCTGGAAAATAATATTTAGATTACTGAAAAAATTCTGAATAATAGCCGAGTGAAACGGCTGTTAGTCTTATA
The window above is part of the Kaistella faecalis genome. Proteins encoded here:
- a CDS encoding LexA family protein → MKPRYSIKLYRLDNESDILIPLLPAKVKAGGYGSFESPALDFPEDTIDLVKLLIKDKDTTFFAKVSGPSLEGIGIFDGNILIVQKGLFPRENDIVVVYYGGEFFVKRYKPKYHENTLKMKTIKLQSENPAYNDMDITEDTDFELWGVATWNLNNLRNR
- a CDS encoding Y-family DNA polymerase — protein: MFGLIDGNNFYASCERIFRPDLRNKPVVVLSNNDGCAIARSNEAKKLGITMGQPYFQIQHLEKEKDLHVFSANFVLYGDISNRIANICRRYCQDIEIYSIDESFLDFHGYEHYDLQKHCEELREKVLRGLDIPTSIGIAPTKTLTKVANKIAKKFPERTKGVYIIDTPEKIEKALKWFPLEDIWGIGRRYYDRFSARGIKTAWDFTQLPEAFVQKEMGVFGLRMHKELRGIPQYDLTEHKPKKGIATTRTFDKRTDKLEDLEERVSTFAYKCSEKLRRQNSCCRYLTVFIMTDRFKPDLKQYSNSFTITLPNPSNSAIELAKVAKQALYKIYLPYFQYKKAGVMVTEFVPDTARMTSLFEEDQFEKHKPILQVMDYMNRRLGADKIKLASMDIQKTWKMNQKNLSPRYTTELNQIMKVKA
- a CDS encoding YtxH domain-containing protein codes for the protein MKLTKTHHFLIGLGIGLVVGILLSSLSWRAERHKLSTNLDEIRTIVIENKLKSNNDSIKYNDKIADMAALYYRLELENRELKDKQAIANSSGK